From uncultured Pseudodesulfovibrio sp.:
CTACACCAACATTCAGACTCTTACCTTCAGCGGCCCGGATGGCATCAACCATTTGTGACCAGGACTTGATGGATTCGGCTTCAATGCTAATAACCAGATCATCTTTTTGAAATCCGGCCACGGCAGCAGGGCTGTCAGGCAACACTCCACCTACCAAAGGCAGGATGACGGCCTGTCCCTGGGCCATTGCCAGAAACCAGTAGATGATAAAAGCCAGCAGAAAGTTGAAGAATGGACCTGCTGCTACAACGCAGAGACGTTGCCATGCAGGTCTATTGGAAAAGAGTTCTTCGTCGGCGAAATCAGTTTCTTCCTCTCCTTGCTCTCCGGCTAGCGCAACATATCCACCCAAAGGGATGGCAGCGAGTTTGTAGTCAGTTTTACCCGAAGTGAATCCGGCAATTTTAGGCCCGAATCCGAGGGAAAAGGCTTTCACCCCCATGCCGAACATGCGGGCAATAGTAAAGTGACCAAGTTCGTGAAAGAATATCAGTCCGCCGAGAACCAGAACGATGGCGATGACGCTTGTAATCATAGTTTCCTCATAGGCCGTATGTTTTGGTTACGGCTTGGATCAGTATAAGCACTCTTGAAAATTTGGCTAGAGGCTGGCGTGAGCTTCCTTACGGATGACGTGGTCCAAAGCAAGGACGGCATCAGGCGTGGAAACGTCCACCGATTTATGTCGGCCCAGAGCTGATTCGATCAGAGACGGAATGTCAAGGAATTGTATTTTCCCTTCGAGGAAAGCAGCCACAGCAATTTCGTTGGCTGCGTTGAGCACGATGGGATGGCTGGGGCTGGCATCAAATGCCTCGCGAGCAAGTCGCAGGCAGGGGAATGCTTCAAGATCGGGTTCATTGAATGTCAGGCTTCCGACCTGTGCAAGGTTGAGTTGCGG
This genomic window contains:
- the rseP gene encoding RIP metalloprotease RseP, whose translation is MITSVIAIVLVLGGLIFFHELGHFTIARMFGMGVKAFSLGFGPKIAGFTSGKTDYKLAAIPLGGYVALAGEQGEEETDFADEELFSNRPAWQRLCVVAAGPFFNFLLAFIIYWFLAMAQGQAVILPLVGGVLPDSPAAVAGFQKDDLVISIEAESIKSWSQMVDAIRAAEGKSLNVGVDRNGEQLTLHVTPEVQTHKNIFGESVTVPMVGINQSGQVRFEPVDGIGIQTALVHTWNMSQVVIKGFVSIIERLIPVEMVGGPIMLAQMVSKSAQSGVYDLLGMMAVISINLAIINLLPIPVLDGGHILFFTLEIVFRRPLNEKWKAMSMRLGLLVLLLLMSLAIFNDVRRLLS